A window of Cellulomonas sp. SLBN-39 genomic DNA:
GAGGTCGATCTCGTAGGTCACGCCGTCGAGGCCGAACGTGACCGTCTCGTCAGCGCTTCCGCCGTCGACGTCGTCGACCAGCAGGACCTGGACCTTCTGAGCCATTGTGTACTCCGGTGCATTCGTGAGGGGGATATCCGGGACGGCGTCAGGATGTCACCCGATGAATGCATCGTCAAACCATGGGCCGCGGGTGCGGCACATTTCACAGGTCGCCGGACTCCCGCGCCTGCGCATCCATGCGTGCCATCTCCTCGCGCTCACGACGGTCCGCATTCACCAGTGCGCGCATCGCATACCAGAAGATCAGCCCGACGCCGATCGACGGCAGCACCGCCGCCGCCACCGCACCCCATCCGTCCATCATCGGCTCCTCACGCCTGCGGCTTCACGAGCGGGAAAAGGATCGTGTCGCGGATGCCCTGGCCCGTCATCGCGATGATCAGCCGGTCCACGCCCATCCCCATGCCGCCCGACGGGGGCATCGCGTGCTCCATCGCCGTGAGGAAGTCCTCGTCGATGCGCATGGCCTCGTCGTCGCCACCGGCCGCGAGCAGCGCCTGCGCCTCGAACCGCTGCCGCTGCACGACCGGGTCGACCAGCTCGGAGTACGCGGTCGCCAGCTCCAGGCCGCGCACGTACAGGTCCCACTTCTCGACCAGACCGTCGTGCGTGCGGTGGTCACGCGTCAACGGCGACGTCTCCACCGGGAAGTCCCGCACGAACGTCGGCGCCCACAGCGTCGAGCCCACGTGGTGCTCCCACAGCTCCTCGACGAGCTTGCCGTGGTTGCGCCGCGCCGGCGCCAGGTCGATCTCCGCCTTCTCCAGCAGCGCCACGAGCACCGCGTCCGGGGTGTCGTGCGTGATCTCCTCGCCGAGGGCCTGCGACAACGACCCGTACATCGTCAGCTGCGCCCATTCCCCGCCCAGTTCGTACTCCGAACCGTCGGCGAGCGTCACCGTCGTGGTGCCGAACGCGTCCAGCGCAGCCGTCTGCACGAGGTCCTGCGTGAGCACCGCCATCGTGTCGTAGTCGCCGTAGGCCTCGTACGCCTCCAGCATCGCGAACTCCGGCGAATGCGTCGCGTCGACGCCCTCGTTGCGGAAGTTCCGGTTGATCTCGAAGACCTTCTCGACACCGCCGACCGCCGCCCTCTTGAGGAACAGCTCGGGCGCGATCCGCAGGAACAGGTCGATGTCGAACGCGTTCATGTGCGTCTCGAACTGCCGGGCCGCGGCGCCCTCCGCCCGCGTCGTCAGCATCGGGGTCTCGACCTCGAGGTACCCGCGACGGTGGAAGTTCTCGCGCAGGGAACGCACCACGGCCGCGCGCGTGCGCACCATGTCCCGCGCCCCGGGCCGCACGACCAGGTCGACGTAGCGCTGCCGGACCCGGGTCTCCTCGGACATCTCGGTGCCCTCGTAGAGGTTCGGCAGCGGCCGGATCGCCTTCGCGGCCATGCGCCACTCGTCGGCCATGACGCTGAGCTCGCCGGTGCGCGAGCAGATCACCCGCCCGTGCACGAACACGTGGTCGCCGAGGTCGACGTCCGCCTTGAACGACGCGAGCGCGTCCGCGCCCACCTCCTTCTGGCTGAGCATCGCCTGCAGCCGGTTGCCCGCCCCGTCCTGCAGCATCGCGAAGACCAGCCGGCCCGTGACCCGCAGGAACACCACGCGTCCCGCGACGCCGACGACGTCGTCGGTCTCCGCACCCGGCTCGAGGTCCGCGTGCGCCGCGCGCACCTCCTCGACCGTGTGCGTGCGCGGCACGCCCACCGGGTACGGCGCCACCCCCGCGGCCAGCAGCCGCTCGCGCTTCTCGCGCCGGACCCGGATCTGCTCGGGGACGTCGTCGACGACGGCGGCGGGCTCGACGGGCTCGGCGGAGGGCGTGGAGGTCACCGCGCAATCCTACGGTCGGGCCCGGGGCGCACCGGCACGGTCGCGCACCCGTGACGGGCTCAGGACGCGCGCAGGTCCAGCGCCACGTCGAGGATCGGCGAGGAGTGCGTCAGCGCCCCCACCGACAGGAAGTCCACCCCCGTGCCCGCGACCTCCGCGGCACGGTCCAGCGTGAGCGTCCCCGTCGCCTCGAGGTCCACGTGCCCCGTCTCCTGCTCGCGGGCGCGCACCCGCGCGACCGTCGCCGCCAGCACCGGCGTCGGCATGTTGTCGAGCAGCAGGAAGTCCGCGCCCGCGTCGAGGGCCTCGTCCGCCTGCTCCGGGGTGTCGACCTCGACCTGCACCGCGACGTCGGGGAACCGGGCCCGCACCGCCGCGATCGCCCCGGCGACCGAGCCCGCGGCCACCACGTGGTTGTCCTTGACCATCGCCACGTCGTGCAGGCCCATGCGCTTGTTCGTGCCGCCGCCGCACCGCACCGCGTACTTCTCCACCGCCCGCAGCCCCGGCGTCGTCTTGCGGGTGTCGAGCACCTGCGCGCCCGTGCCCGCGAGCGCGTCCGTCCACCGGCGCGCGTGCGTCGCCACGCCCGAGGCGCGCGAGACGAGGTTGAGCAGCGTGCGCTCGGCGACGAGCAGCACCTGGACGGGGCCGGTGACGGTCGCGACGACGTCGCCCGGCGCGACCGCCGAGCCGTCGGGCCGCAGCACCTCGACGGCCGCCGCGGGCAGGCCCAGGCGGTCGGCGACCTCGTCGAGCACCACCGGCAGCACCACGAGCCCGGCGACGACGCCCGGCGCGCGGGCCACGACGTCGGCCGTGCCGGTGGCGTCCGCCGGGACCGTCGCCTGCGTCGTCACGTCGCGGCCGAGCGGGCCGAGGTCCTCGTCGAGCGCCGCGGCGACCACGCGGGCCACGTCGGCGGCGTCGGGTCCGGCGTCCCCGGGCAGGACCCCGGGGCGGGGGGTGGTCGACGCGGGACGGGGCGCGGGGCTCGTGGCGGGCACGCGCCCAACCTACCGACCGTGCACCGGTGCCCCGGTACGCGCCCGGGCGGTGGGGTCAGCGCAGCCCCGTGATCGGGCTGCGGCTCACCGTCAGCGCGCCGTCCGGGTCGAGCGCGGCCTCCAGGCGCACGCGCCACGCGTCGTCGGTCGCGGGGAAGTCCGTGCGGGCGTGCCCGCCGCGGGACTCCTCGCGCGCCAGGGCGGCGTCCGTCAGCACCGAGGCGACCTGGTGCACGTTCGTCGTCTCCCACTCCGCGACCTGGGGGGCGGCGAGCGTGCGGCCGTCGTCGGACCGCCGGTGCGCGTCGGTCGGGACGGCGGCCAGGCGTGCGGCCGCGGCCGTCAGGCCCTCGCCCGAGCGCAGCACGCCGGGGCCGTCGGTGGCGACCCGCTGGATGCGGGCGCGCGCGGCGGCCGCGACGAGGGTCGCGGGGCCCGGCCGCTCGACGGGGTCGCCGGGCACGAGGAACCCGCCGTCGAGGCGGGCCACGACGTCGCGCGCGGCCCGGTGCGCGAACACCAGGCCCTCCAGCAGCGAGTTCGACGCGAGCCGGTTGGCGCCGTGCACGCCCGTGCACGCGACCTCCCCGACCGCGTACAGCCCGGGCACGGACGTGCGCCCGTCGAGGTCGGTGACGACCCCGCCGGAGTGGTAGTGCTGGGCGGGCGCCACCGGCACGAGGTCCGTCGTGAGGTCGATGCCGTGCTCGCGCAGCCGCTCGTGGATCGTCGGGAAGCGGCGGCGCAGGAAGTCCGCGCCCAGGTGGCGGGCGTCCAGCCACACGTGGTCCGCGCCCGTGGACGTCATCTGCCGCACGATCGCGTGCGCCACGACGTCGCGGGGCGCGAGCTCGGCCAGCGGGTGCACGTCCGGCATGAACCGCACGCCGTCGGTGTCGAGCAGCAGCGCGCCCTCGCCGCGGACCGCCTCCGAGACCAGCGTGAGCTGGCCCTTCACGCCGCTGCCCAGCCACAGCACGGTGGGATGGAACTGCACGAACTCCATGTCGCCGAGGCGGGCGCCGGCCCGCAGGGCCGCGGCGATGCCGTCGCCCGTGGCCTGCGCGGGGTTCGTCGACGAGCGGTACACCTGGCCGATGCCGCCCGTGGCCAGCACGACCACCGGGGCCAGGACGGCGCCGACGCCGTCGCGCTGGCCCTCGCCGATGACGTGCAGCGTGACGCCGCGCACCGGCCCGGGCCGCCCGTCCGCGTCGGGGGCGCCCGTGAGCACGTCCAGCACGAGGGCGTGCTCGACGACCTCGATGCCCGGGTCGTCGCGGACCGCCTCGATCTGCGCGACCAGGGCGCGGGAGATCTCCGCGCCGGTCGCGTCGCCGCCCGCGTGGGCGATCCGGTCGGCCAGGTGCCCGCCCTCACGGGTCAGGGCGATGCCGCCGTCGGGGCCCGTGTCGAACACCGCGCCGCGGCCGACGAGCTCGCGCACGCGCGCCGGGCCCTCCGTCACCAGCGTCTCCACCGCGCGGGGGTCGCACAGCCCGCCGCCGGCGACGAGCGTGTCGTGCAGGTGCGCCGCCGGGGAGTCCGACGGGTCGAGGGCCGCCGCGACACCGCCCTGCGCCCACACCGTCGACCCGCTGACCAGCACGCCCTTGGTCACCAGCAGCACGCGCCGCACCCGGGTGCGCAGCTCGAGCGCCGCCGTCAGGCCCGCGATCCCGGAGCCCACGACGACCGCGTCGGCGTGCGTCGTCCAGCCCGGCGCGGGCGCCGCGAGCCGGGTCGCCAGCCGCGTCACCGCCGGGCGACCGCGTCGCGGCCGTCGGCGAGCGACAGGCCGCTCGGCTCCAGCCCCGTCGCCGCGGACCAGTCCGCCGGCACGCCGCCCGGGTCCTCGCCCGTGGCGACCGCGCGGTTGTCCGCGTCGACGAGCACCACGTGCGGGGAGTACGTGCGGGCCTCGGCGTCCGACATCGTGCCGTAGGCGATGACGATGACGACGTCGCCCGGGTGCACGAGGTGCGCCGCGGCACCGTTGACGCAGACCTGCCCCGACCCGGGCTCCCCCGCGATCGCGTACGTCGTCAGCCGGGCGCCGTTGGTCACGTCGACGACGTCGACCTGCTGCCCGGGCAGCACGTCCGCGGCCGCGAGCAGGTCCGCGTCGATCGTGATCGACCCGACGTAGTGCAGGTCCGCCGCCGTGACCGTCGCCCGGTGGATCTTGCCCGTCATCATCGTGCGGTGCAGCGTGGTCATGCGTCAGCCCCGTCCCCGTGGCCCGTGCGCGCCGCGGCGGCGACCGCCCCGCGCAGCACCACCGTCGCGTTGTCGATGAGGCGGGTCGCGCCGACCCGCACCGCGAGCAGCAGCAGCGCCCGCTCCGTGCCCGGCCCCGCGTCCGCGAACGTCGCGGGGTCGACGAGCGCCACGTAGTCCACCGCGTCGTCCGCGGTCAGGTGCGCGTCGAGGACGCCGCGGGCCGCCGCCAGCACGCCCGCCGGTCCCGCACCGTCGTCGGCCGCCGCCGCACCCGCGGCGAGGGCCGCCGCCAGCGCCCGGGCCCGCGCCCGCTCGTCCGCCGCGAGGTACGCGTTGCGGCTCGACCGGGCCAGCCCGTCGTCCTCCCGCACCGTCGGGTGCGCGACCACGTCGACCCGCACGTCCAGGTCGTGCACCATGCGCCGCACCGCCGCGAGCTGCTGGGCGTCCTTGGCGCCGAACACCGCCACGTCGGGCTGCGTCAGGTGCAGCAGCTTGAGCACGACCGTGAGCACGCCGTCGAGGTGCCCGGGCCGCGACGCGCCCTCGAGCACGTCGCCCAGGGCACCGGCACCCACCCGCACCGTCGGGTCGCCGTCGGGGTACACCACGTCGACCGTCGGGGCGAAGACCACGTCCGACGGGCCCAGCAGGCCCGGCCCGGCGAGCAGGCGCAGGTCGCCGTCGAGGTCGCGCGGGTAGCGGGCCAGGTCCTCCGACGGCCCGAACTGCAGCGGGTTGACGAAGATCGTCACCACGACGACCTCCGCGAGCCGCTTCGCCTCCGCCACGAGCGCGAGGTGCCCGTCGTGCAGGGCCCCCATCGTCATGACGACGGCACGCCGGTACCGGCGCCCGCGGTCCGGCGCACCCTCGGTGCGCGGCAGCGTCGTCGCGTCCTGCGCGGCCAGCGCCGCGGCGAGCTCGCCGCGGTCGCGCACCAGCGCGGGCGTCGTGGTGGTCATGCGTCCTCCTGCGGCGCGCCGGGCGTGGACCCGTCGTCGTCGGTGGTCGGCCCGGTGGCCGTCCCGTCCGTCCCCAACACCGGCGGGGCGCCGGTGATGCCCGCCAGGGCGTCCAGCACGTGCTGGGCGTCCTCGGCCGTGACGACGCCCGCGGCCAGCGCACGGGCCGCGGCCGCCCGGGCCAGGGCACCGTACCCCGTCGGCACGTCGACGGCCCCGGTGCGGGCGCCCAGTGCGGCCAGGGTCACAGCGTGCTCGTGCACCGTGCCGGCGTCGCCGCGGCGCACGGGGCCGGTGAGCGCGCCGATGGCCCCCGTACCGTCGGGGCCCGCCGCGTCCTCCGCCCGCAGCGCGCCGTCGAGGGCCGCGTCCAGCAGCGGCCGCAGCACGCGGCCGGGCTCGGCGACACCGGCCTCGCGCAGCACCTGCGCGGCCTGCGCGACGAGCACCACGAGGTGGTTCGCGCCGTGCGCGAGGCCCGCGTGGTACAGCCCCCGCGCCTGCTCGGCGACGACGACGGGCTCGCCCCCGACCTCCACGACGAGCGCCTGCCCGATCGGCAGCACCGGGCCCGGGGCCGTCACGGCGAACGCGCAGCCCACCAGGCGCGAGAGGTCCAGCGAGGTGCCCGTGAACGTCATCGCCGGGTGCAGCGCCAGCGGGATGACGCCCGCCGCGCGCGCCGGGGCCAGCACGTCCACGCCGTAGCGGCCCGACGTGTGCACGACGATCTGCCCCGCCTGCCACGCACCCGTCTCCGCGAGCCCGCGGACCAGTCCCGCGAGCGCGTCGTCGGGCACGGCCAGCAGCACCAGCTCGGCACGGCGCACGACCTCCGGGACCTCCACGACGGGCACGCCTGGCAGGAGCGCCGCGGCCCGCTCGCGGGACGCCTCGGACACCGCGCTGACCGCGACGACCGGGTGGCCCGCAGCCTGCAGCGCGCTGCCCAGGACGGCACCGACGCGCCCGGCGCCGACCACGCCGACGCCGAGCCGACCGGGACGTGCCGGGGGCTCGGCCG
This region includes:
- the lysS gene encoding lysine--tRNA ligase codes for the protein MTSTPSAEPVEPAAVVDDVPEQIRVRREKRERLLAAGVAPYPVGVPRTHTVEEVRAAHADLEPGAETDDVVGVAGRVVFLRVTGRLVFAMLQDGAGNRLQAMLSQKEVGADALASFKADVDLGDHVFVHGRVICSRTGELSVMADEWRMAAKAIRPLPNLYEGTEMSEETRVRQRYVDLVVRPGARDMVRTRAAVVRSLRENFHRRGYLEVETPMLTTRAEGAAARQFETHMNAFDIDLFLRIAPELFLKRAAVGGVEKVFEINRNFRNEGVDATHSPEFAMLEAYEAYGDYDTMAVLTQDLVQTAALDAFGTTTVTLADGSEYELGGEWAQLTMYGSLSQALGEEITHDTPDAVLVALLEKAEIDLAPARRNHGKLVEELWEHHVGSTLWAPTFVRDFPVETSPLTRDHRTHDGLVEKWDLYVRGLELATAYSELVDPVVQRQRFEAQALLAAGGDDEAMRIDEDFLTAMEHAMPPSGGMGMGVDRLIIAMTGQGIRDTILFPLVKPQA
- the nadC gene encoding carboxylating nicotinate-nucleotide diphosphorylase, which produces MPATSPAPRPASTTPRPGVLPGDAGPDAADVARVVAAALDEDLGPLGRDVTTQATVPADATGTADVVARAPGVVAGLVVLPVVLDEVADRLGLPAAAVEVLRPDGSAVAPGDVVATVTGPVQVLLVAERTLLNLVSRASGVATHARRWTDALAGTGAQVLDTRKTTPGLRAVEKYAVRCGGGTNKRMGLHDVAMVKDNHVVAAGSVAGAIAAVRARFPDVAVQVEVDTPEQADEALDAGADFLLLDNMPTPVLAATVARVRAREQETGHVDLEATGTLTLDRAAEVAGTGVDFLSVGALTHSSPILDVALDLRAS
- a CDS encoding L-aspartate oxidase; the protein is MTRLATRLAAPAPGWTTHADAVVVGSGIAGLTAALELRTRVRRVLLVTKGVLVSGSTVWAQGGVAAALDPSDSPAAHLHDTLVAGGGLCDPRAVETLVTEGPARVRELVGRGAVFDTGPDGGIALTREGGHLADRIAHAGGDATGAEISRALVAQIEAVRDDPGIEVVEHALVLDVLTGAPDADGRPGPVRGVTLHVIGEGQRDGVGAVLAPVVVLATGGIGQVYRSSTNPAQATGDGIAAALRAGARLGDMEFVQFHPTVLWLGSGVKGQLTLVSEAVRGEGALLLDTDGVRFMPDVHPLAELAPRDVVAHAIVRQMTSTGADHVWLDARHLGADFLRRRFPTIHERLREHGIDLTTDLVPVAPAQHYHSGGVVTDLDGRTSVPGLYAVGEVACTGVHGANRLASNSLLEGLVFAHRAARDVVARLDGGFLVPGDPVERPGPATLVAAAARARIQRVATDGPGVLRSGEGLTAAAARLAAVPTDAHRRSDDGRTLAAPQVAEWETTNVHQVASVLTDAALAREESRGGHARTDFPATDDAWRVRLEAALDPDGALTVSRSPITGLR
- the panD gene encoding aspartate 1-decarboxylase, whose product is MTTLHRTMMTGKIHRATVTAADLHYVGSITIDADLLAAADVLPGQQVDVVDVTNGARLTTYAIAGEPGSGQVCVNGAAAHLVHPGDVVIVIAYGTMSDAEARTYSPHVVLVDADNRAVATGEDPGGVPADWSAATGLEPSGLSLADGRDAVARR
- the panC gene encoding pantoate--beta-alanine ligase: MTTTTPALVRDRGELAAALAAQDATTLPRTEGAPDRGRRYRRAVVMTMGALHDGHLALVAEAKRLAEVVVVTIFVNPLQFGPSEDLARYPRDLDGDLRLLAGPGLLGPSDVVFAPTVDVVYPDGDPTVRVGAGALGDVLEGASRPGHLDGVLTVVLKLLHLTQPDVAVFGAKDAQQLAAVRRMVHDLDVRVDVVAHPTVREDDGLARSSRNAYLAADERARARALAAALAAGAAAADDGAGPAGVLAAARGVLDAHLTADDAVDYVALVDPATFADAGPGTERALLLLAVRVGATRLIDNATVVLRGAVAAAARTGHGDGADA
- a CDS encoding Rossmann-like and DUF2520 domain-containing protein; this encodes MTAEPPARPGRLGVGVVGAGRVGAVLGSALQAAGHPVVAVSAVSEASRERAAALLPGVPVVEVPEVVRRAELVLLAVPDDALAGLVRGLAETGAWQAGQIVVHTSGRYGVDVLAPARAAGVIPLALHPAMTFTGTSLDLSRLVGCAFAVTAPGPVLPIGQALVVEVGGEPVVVAEQARGLYHAGLAHGANHLVVLVAQAAQVLREAGVAEPGRVLRPLLDAALDGALRAEDAAGPDGTGAIGALTGPVRRGDAGTVHEHAVTLAALGARTGAVDVPTGYGALARAAAARALAAGVVTAEDAQHVLDALAGITGAPPVLGTDGTATGPTTDDDGSTPGAPQEDA